The Candidatus Angelobacter sp. genome window below encodes:
- the pth gene encoding aminoacyl-tRNA hydrolase: MEKFLVVGLGNVGDKYANTRHNIGFKILSQFNLAVFNLKRLGFVANFYFEKKNIFLLKPSTSMNFSGKAVNFWMEKENISLEKILVITDDLHLDFGVLRLKYRSRYGGHNGLKNIQNILNTSNYTCLRFGIGNKFTKVGQIDYVLGKWTDIEIIKLPHYLRRAKEVIFSFILNGRKKTINSSNSWKI, from the coding sequence ATGGAAAAATTTCTCGTTGTTGGATTAGGAAATGTTGGAGATAAATACGCTAATACAAGACATAACATAGGATTTAAAATCCTTTCTCAATTTAATTTAGCAGTTTTTAATCTTAAACGATTAGGATTTGTTGCTAATTTTTATTTTGAAAAAAAAAATATTTTTTTATTAAAACCTTCTACATCTATGAATTTTAGTGGAAAAGCCGTAAACTTCTGGATGGAAAAGGAGAATATTTCTTTAGAAAAAATTTTAGTTATTACGGATGATCTACATTTAGATTTTGGAGTTTTGCGGCTTAAATATAGAAGTAGATATGGGGGGCATAATGGATTAAAAAACATTCAAAATATTTTAAATACTTCTAACTATACCTGTCTTAGATTTGGTATTGGAAATAAATTTACAAAAGTAGGTCAAATAGACTATGTTTTAGGAAAATGGACAGATATTGAAATAATAAAACTTCCTCATTATTTAAGAAGAGCTAAGGAAGTTATATTTAGTTTTATTTTAAATGGTAGAAAAAAAACAATAAACAGTTCCAATAGTTGGAAAATTTAA